The following proteins come from a genomic window of Streptococcus pneumoniae:
- a CDS encoding acyl-[acyl-carrier-protein] thioesterase, with protein sequence MGLTYQMKMKIPFDMADMNGHIKLPDVILLSLQVSGMQSIELGVSDKAILEDYNLVWIIAEYDIEVVRLPRFAEEITIETEALSYNRLFCYRRFTIYNEAGQELIHMMATFVLMDRDSRKVHAVEPEIVAPYQSDFDKKLIRGPKYESLEEPISKDYHVRFYDLDMNGHVNNSKYLDWIFEVMGADFLTHYIPKKINLKYVKEVRPGGVITSAVERTGLESKHEITSDGVINAQAIITWKEIKKA encoded by the coding sequence ATGGGCTTAACTTATCAAATGAAAATGAAAATTCCTTTTGATATGGCTGATATGAACGGTCATATCAAACTTCCAGATGTGATTTTGCTGTCACTGCAAGTTTCAGGGATGCAGTCGATTGAACTGGGAGTTAGTGATAAGGCCATTTTGGAAGACTATAATCTGGTCTGGATTATCGCAGAATATGATATTGAGGTGGTTCGTTTGCCTCGTTTTGCGGAAGAAATTACCATCGAAACGGAAGCCTTGAGCTACAATCGACTTTTTTGCTACCGTCGCTTTACTATTTATAATGAAGCGGGGCAGGAGCTCATCCATATGATGGCGACCTTTGTTCTCATGGACCGCGACAGTCGAAAAGTCCATGCTGTTGAACCTGAGATTGTGGCTCCTTACCAGTCTGATTTTGATAAAAAACTTATCCGTGGACCGAAGTATGAGTCCTTGGAAGAGCCGATCAGCAAGGATTACCATGTTCGTTTTTACGACTTGGATATGAATGGTCATGTCAATAACAGTAAATACTTGGACTGGATTTTTGAGGTCATGGGAGCGGATTTTTTGACCCACTATATTCCCAAGAAAATCAACCTCAAGTATGTCAAGGAAGTTCGACCAGGTGGGGTGATTACATCGGCTGTTGAACGGACTGGACTGGAAAGCAAGCATGAAATTACAAGTGATGGGGTTATCAATGCCCAAGCAATCATTACTTGGAAAGAAATAAAAAAGGCTTAG
- a CDS encoding YtxH domain-containing protein, producing the protein MGKLSSILLGTVSGAALALFLTSDKGKQVCSQAQDFLDDLREDPEYAKEQVCEKLTEVKEQATDFVLKTKEQVESGEITVDSILAQAKSYAFQATEASKNQLNNLKEQWQEKAEALDDSEEIVIDITEE; encoded by the coding sequence ATGGGTAAATTATCCTCAATCCTTTTAGGAACGGTTTCAGGTGCAGCTCTTGCCTTGTTTTTAACAAGTGATAAGGGCAAACAAGTTTGCAGTCAGGCTCAAGATTTTCTAGATGATTTGAGAGAAGATCCGGAGTATGCCAAGGAGCAAGTCTGTGAAAAACTGACAGAAGTTAAGGAGCAGGCTACAGATTTTGTTCTGAAAACAAAAGAACAGGTTGAGTCAGGTGAAATCACTGTGGACAGTATACTTGCTCAAGCTAAATCCTATGCTTTTCAAGCGACAGAAGCATCAAAAAATCAATTAAATAATCTCAAGGAGCAATGGCAAGAAAAAGCCGAAGCTCTTGATGACTCAGAAGAGATTGTGATTGATATAACAGAAGAATAA
- a CDS encoding TIGR01906 family membrane protein: MKTKLIFWGSMLFLLSLSILLTIYLAWIFYPMEIQWLNLTNRVYLKPETIQYNFHILMNYLTNPFSQVLQMPDFRSSAAGLHHFAVVKNLFHLVQLVALVTLPSFYVFVNRIVKKDFLSLYRKSLLTLVVLPVMIGLGGVLIGFDQFFTLFHQILFVGDDTWLFDPAKDPVIMILPETFFLHAFLLFFALYESFFGYLCLKSRRK, from the coding sequence ATGAAAACTAAATTGATCTTTTGGGGCTCTATGCTCTTTCTCCTCTCCCTCTCAATCCTTCTGACCATTTATCTGGCTTGGATTTTCTATCCTATGGAGATTCAGTGGCTAAACTTAACGAATCGAGTCTATCTAAAACCAGAAACCATTCAATACAATTTTCATATCTTGATGAATTATCTGACCAATCCTTTTAGTCAGGTCTTACAGATGCCTGATTTTCGTTCGTCAGCAGCTGGTCTGCACCATTTCGCAGTGGTCAAGAATCTCTTTCATTTGGTTCAGCTAGTAGCTCTAGTGACACTGCCAAGTTTCTATGTCTTTGTCAATAGAATTGTGAAAAAGGACTTTTTGTCTCTTTATCGAAAAAGTCTCCTGACTCTAGTAGTCTTACCTGTGATGATTGGACTTGGGGGAGTTTTGATTGGTTTTGACCAATTCTTTACTCTTTTCCATCAAATTCTCTTTGTGGGAGATGATACCTGGCTTTTTGATCCAGCCAAGGATCCTGTTATTATGATTTTGCCAGAGACCTTCTTTCTTCATGCCTTCCTCCTCTTTTTTGCCCTCTATGAAAGCTTCTTTGGCTATCTGTGTCTGAAAAGTCGTAGGAAATGA
- a CDS encoding N-acetylmuramoyl-L-alanine amidase family protein, which produces MVKRRIRRGTREPEKVVVPEQSSIPSYPVSVTSNQGTDVAVEPAKAVAPTTDWKQENGMWYFYNTDGSMATGWVQVNGSWYYLNSNGSMKVNQWFQVGGKWYYVNASGELAVNTSIDGYRVNDNGEWVR; this is translated from the coding sequence ATGGTAAAAAGACGTATAAGGAGAGGGACGAGAGAACCTGAAAAAGTTGTTGTTCCTGAGCAATCATCTATTCCTTCGTATCCTGTATCTGTTACATCTAACCAAGGAACAGATGTAGCAGTAGAACCAGCTAAAGCAGTTGCTCCAACAACAGACTGGAAACAAGAAAATGGTATGTGGTATTTTTATAATACTGATGGTTCCATGGCAACAGGTTGGGTACAAGTTAATGGTTCATGGTACTACCTCAACAGCAACGGTTCTATGAAAGTCAATCAATGGTTCCAAGTTGGTGGTAAATGGTATTATGTAAATGCATCGGGTGAGTTAGCGGTCAATACAAGTATAGATGGCTATAGAGTCAATGATAATGGTGAATGGGTGCGTTAA
- a CDS encoding GNAT family N-acetyltransferase — protein MKSIGTQILQTERLILRRFVESDAEAMFQNWASSAENLTYVTWDPHPDIEITRNSIRNWVASYTNLNYYKWAICLKENPEQVIGDISIVKIDEADLSCEIGYVLGKAYWGNGMMTETLKAILDFCFTQAGFQKVRARYASLNPASGRVMEKAGMSYLQTIVNGVERKGYLADLIYYGISREEC, from the coding sequence ATGAAATCTATCGGTACGCAAATATTACAGACAGAACGTTTGATTTTAAGAAGATTTGTGGAGAGTGATGCAGAAGCCATGTTTCAAAATTGGGCTTCATCTGCTGAGAATCTGACCTATGTTACCTGGGATCCCCATCCTGATATCGAAATCACTCGAAACTCGATTCGCAATTGGGTTGCTTCCTATACTAATCTCAACTATTATAAATGGGCCATTTGTCTAAAAGAAAACCCAGAGCAAGTGATAGGAGATATCAGCATCGTTAAGATAGACGAGGCTGATTTAAGCTGTGAAATTGGCTATGTGTTAGGCAAGGCTTACTGGGGAAATGGTATGATGACAGAGACTTTGAAAGCTATCTTGGACTTTTGTTTTACTCAAGCAGGTTTTCAAAAGGTCAGAGCACGTTATGCCAGTCTCAACCCAGCTTCAGGTCGTGTCATGGAAAAGGCTGGAATGTCCTATCTACAAACCATTGTTAATGGTGTAGAGAGAAAAGGCTATCTTGCGGATCTTATTTATTATGGTATAAGTAGGGAAGAATGTTGA
- a CDS encoding G5 domain-containing protein → MKVPAKSKVEEVLVPCATKYEADNDLSAGQEQEITLGKNGKTVTTITYDVDGKSGQVTESTLSQKEDSQTRVVKKGTKPQVLVQEIPIETEYLDDPTLDKSQEVEEVGEIGKLLLLQSIL, encoded by the coding sequence ATCAAAGTTCCAGCTAAAAGCAAGGTTGAAGAAGTTCTTGTTCCATGTGCTACTAAATATGAAGCAGACAATGACCTTTCTGCAGGACAGGAGCAAGAGATTACTCTAGGAAAGAATGGGAAAACAGTTACAACGATAACTTATGATGTAGATGGAAAGAGTGGACAAGTAACTGAGAGTACTTTAAGTCAAAAAGAAGACTCTCAAACAAGAGTTGTTAAAAAAGGAACCAAGCCCCAAGTTCTTGTCCAAGAAATTCCAATCGAAACAGAATATCTCGATGACCCAACTCTTGATAAAAGTCAAGAAGTAGAAGAAGTAGGAGAAATTGGTAAATTACTCTTACTACAATCTATACTGTAG
- a CDS encoding DUF948 domain-containing protein, producing MLEVAYILVALALIVFLVYLIITVQKLGRVIDETEKTIKTLTSDVDVTLHHTNELLAKVNVLADDINVKVATIDPLFSAVADLSLSVSDLNDHARVLSKKASSAGSKTLKTGASLSALRLASKFFKK from the coding sequence ATGTTAGAAGTTGCATATATTCTTGTTGCCCTAGCTTTGATTGTCTTTTTGGTCTATCTGATCATTACTGTACAAAAGCTTGGTCGTGTCATCGATGAAACAGAAAAGACGATTAAAACCTTGACTTCAGATGTGGATGTGACCTTGCATCATACCAATGAGTTGTTGGCTAAGGTCAATGTCTTGGCAGATGATATCAATGTCAAGGTGGCTACGATTGATCCACTCTTCAGTGCTGTTGCAGATTTATCTCTATCTGTTTCAGACCTCAATGACCATGCGCGTGTCTTGAGCAAGAAAGCTTCATCAGCTGGTTCAAAAACACTCAAGACTGGTGCAAGTCTGTCAGCTCTTCGTCTTGCAAGTAAATTTTTCAAAAAATAA
- a CDS encoding glucosamine-6-phosphate deaminase has product MKVIKVENQVQGGKVAFEMLKEKLANGAQTLGLATGSSPLEFYKEIVESNLDFSNLTSVNLDEYVGLDGDNPQSYRYFMQENLFNQKPFKESFLPRGVKDNAEAEVERYNQILADHPVDLQILGIGRNGHIGFNEPGTPFDSQTHLVELDQSTIEANARFFAKIEDVPTQAISMGIKNILDAKSIILFAYGESKAEAIAGTVSGPVTENLPASSLQNHPDVTIIADAEALSLLEK; this is encoded by the coding sequence ATGAAAGTTATTAAAGTTGAAAACCAAGTTCAAGGTGGAAAAGTTGCTTTTGAGATGTTGAAGGAAAAATTGGCTAATGGAGCTCAAACTCTAGGACTTGCGACAGGAAGTAGCCCACTTGAATTTTACAAGGAAATTGTTGAGAGTAACCTTGATTTTTCAAATCTAACCAGTGTCAACCTTGATGAGTATGTGGGCCTTGATGGGGACAATCCACAGTCTTATCGTTACTTCATGCAAGAAAACTTGTTCAACCAAAAACCATTTAAAGAAAGTTTCTTGCCTCGTGGTGTTAAGGACAATGCTGAAGCTGAAGTTGAACGCTACAACCAAATTTTGGCTGACCATCCAGTTGACCTCCAAATCTTGGGAATTGGTCGCAATGGGCATATCGGCTTTAATGAGCCTGGTACTCCATTTGACAGTCAAACGCATCTAGTAGAACTTGACCAGTCTACTATTGAAGCCAATGCACGCTTCTTTGCCAAGATTGAAGACGTCCCAACCCAAGCTATTTCAATGGGGATTAAAAACATTTTGGATGCCAAGTCTATTATTCTTTTTGCTTACGGTGAGTCGAAAGCAGAAGCCATTGCCGGAACAGTATCTGGCCCAGTGACTGAGAACCTACCTGCAAGTAGCCTCCAAAATCACCCTGATGTAACCATCATCGCAGATGCTGAAGCGCTTAGCTTACTCGAAAAATAA
- a CDS encoding TIGR01457 family HAD-type hydrolase: protein MKYKGYLIDLDGTIYKGKDRIPAGETFVHELQKRDIPYLFVTNNTTRTPESVKEMLAQNFNIDTPLSTVYTATLATIDYMNDLGLEKTVYVVGEAGLKEAIKAAGYVEDKENPAYVVVGLDWQVDYEKFATATLAIQKGAHFIGTNPDLNIPTERGLLPGAGSLITLLEVATRVKPVYIGKPNAIIMDKAVEHLGLEREELIMVGDNYLTDIRAGIDNGIPTLLVTTGFTKAEEVAGLPIAPTHVVSSLAEWDFDEN, encoded by the coding sequence ATGAAATATAAAGGCTATTTAATTGATTTAGACGGAACCATTTATAAGGGGAAAGACCGAATCCCTGCTGGAGAGACTTTTGTTCATGAATTGCAAAAGCGGGACATTCCCTATCTCTTTGTAACCAACAATACAACTCGCACTCCAGAGAGTGTTAAGGAGATGTTGGCTCAGAATTTTAATATCGATACGCCCCTATCGACTGTCTACACAGCGACTTTGGCAACCATCGACTATATGAATGATTTGGGGCTTGAAAAGACCGTCTATGTCGTCGGAGAAGCAGGACTCAAGGAAGCCATCAAGGCGGCTGGTTATGTGGAAGACAAGGAAAACCCTGCCTACGTGGTAGTTGGTCTGGATTGGCAAGTCGACTATGAAAAATTTGCCACAGCAACTCTTGCTATTCAAAAGGGTGCCCATTTTATCGGAACCAATCCTGACCTCAACATCCCGACGGAACGTGGTCTTTTGCCAGGTGCTGGCTCCCTGATTACGCTGCTTGAAGTAGCGACACGAGTGAAGCCGGTTTATATCGGAAAACCCAATGCCATCATTATGGACAAGGCGGTTGAGCACTTAGGTTTGGAACGTGAAGAGTTAATTATGGTTGGGGACAATTATTTGACTGATATCCGGGCTGGGATTGACAATGGCATTCCAACGCTCTTGGTGACGACAGGTTTTACTAAGGCAGAAGAAGTAGCTGGCCTGCCAATCGCACCGACACATGTGGTTTCTAGCCTTGCGGAGTGGGATTTTGATGAAAACTAA
- the queA gene encoding tRNA preQ1(34) S-adenosylmethionine ribosyltransferase-isomerase QueA produces MNTADFDFHLPEELIAQTPLEKRDASKLLIVNRETGEMQDKHFHSIIDMLEPGDALVMNDTRVLPARLYGQKVETGSHVELLLLKNTSGDEWEVLAKPAKRLKVGTRISFGDGHLSAVVTEELTHGGRIVRFEYQGIFLEVLESLGEMPLPPYIHEKLDDRERYQTVYAKESGSAAAPTAGLHFTKELLAEIQAKGVHLVYLTLHVGLGTFRPVSVDNLDEHEMHSEFYQLSEEAAATLRSVKENGGRVIAVGTTSIRTLETIGSKFDGQIQADSGWTNIFIKPGYEWKVVDAFSTNFHLPKSTLVMLVSAFAGRELVLDAYHHAIQEHYRFFSFGDAMFIY; encoded by the coding sequence ATGAATACAGCTGATTTTGATTTCCACTTGCCAGAGGAATTGATTGCCCAAACGCCCCTTGAAAAACGTGATGCCTCCAAACTCCTCATCGTCAACCGTGAGACAGGAGAAATGCAAGATAAACACTTCCACTCTATTATTGATATGCTGGAACCTGGTGATGCCCTTGTCATGAACGACACCCGAGTTCTCCCTGCCCGCCTCTATGGTCAAAAAGTGGAGACAGGAAGTCATGTGGAACTTCTCCTCCTTAAGAACACTAGTGGAGACGAGTGGGAAGTTCTGGCTAAACCTGCCAAACGCCTCAAGGTCGGTACTCGTATCAGCTTTGGTGATGGCCACCTCAGCGCTGTCGTTACAGAAGAATTGACCCACGGGGGACGCATTGTCCGCTTTGAATACCAAGGAATTTTCCTAGAAGTCTTGGAAAGTCTGGGAGAAATGCCTCTGCCACCTTATATCCACGAAAAATTAGATGACCGTGAACGTTATCAAACCGTCTACGCCAAGGAAAGCGGCTCTGCTGCAGCACCGACTGCTGGTCTTCACTTCACCAAAGAACTGCTGGCAGAAATCCAAGCTAAGGGTGTTCATCTAGTCTATCTGACTCTCCATGTCGGACTCGGAACCTTTAGACCTGTTTCTGTGGATAATCTGGACGAACACGAAATGCATTCAGAGTTCTATCAACTTTCTGAGGAAGCTGCTGCCACCCTTCGCTCTGTCAAAGAAAATGGTGGTCGTGTCATCGCTGTCGGAACCACTTCTATCCGCACCTTGGAAACTATTGGTTCCAAGTTTGATGGGCAAATCCAAGCAGATTCTGGTTGGACCAATATCTTTATCAAACCTGGGTATGAGTGGAAGGTCGTGGATGCCTTCTCAACCAACTTCCACCTGCCAAAATCAACTCTGGTCATGTTGGTTTCTGCCTTTGCAGGCCGTGAATTAGTCTTAGATGCCTACCACCATGCCATCCAAGAACACTACCGCTTCTTCAGTTTTGGTGACGCCATGTTTATTTATTGA
- the nadE gene encoding ammonia-dependent NAD(+) synthetase translates to MSLQETIIQELGVKPVIDAQEEIRRSIDFLKRYLKKHPFLKTFVLGISGGQDSTLAGRLAQLAMEELRAETGDDSYKFIAVRLPYGVQADEADAQKALAFIQPDVSLVVNIKESADAMTAAVEATGSPVSDFNKGNIKARCRMIAQYALAGSHSGAVIGTDHAAENITGFFTKFGDGGADILPLYRLNKRQGKQLLQKLGAEPALYEKIPTADLEEDKPGLADEVALGVTYAEIDDYLEGKTISPEAQATIENWWHKGQHKRHLPITVFDDFWE, encoded by the coding sequence ATGAGTTTGCAAGAAACGATTATCCAAGAGCTGGGTGTCAAACCAGTGATTGATGCCCAGGAAGAAATCCGTCGTTCTATTGATTTCTTAAAAAGATATCTGAAAAAACATCCCTTCCTAAAAACCTTTGTACTAGGGATTTCTGGGGGACAAGACTCAACCTTGGCAGGGCGTTTGGCGCAATTAGCTATGGAAGAACTGCGAGCTGAAACGGGAGACGACAGCTACAAATTTATCGCTGTCCGCCTGCCATACGGAGTGCAAGCTGATGAAGCAGATGCTCAAAAAGCCCTAGCCTTCATCCAGCCAGATGTCAGCTTGGTTGTGAATATCAAGGAATCAGCTGATGCCATGACAGCTGCAGTTGAAGCGACAGGTAGTCCTGTTTCAGACTTCAACAAGGGGAATATCAAGGCACGTTGCCGTATGATTGCTCAGTATGCCCTTGCTGGTTCCCATAGCGGAGCGGTCATTGGAACAGACCACGCCGCGGAAAATATCACAGGTTTCTTTACCAAGTTTGGTGACGGCGGTGCGGATATTCTCCCTCTTTACCGCCTCAATAAACGCCAAGGAAAACAGCTCTTGCAGAAACTTGGCGCAGAGCCAGCCCTTTATGAAAAAATCCCAACGGCAGACCTAGAAGAAGATAAACCAGGCCTAGCTGACGAAGTCGCACTTGGAGTCACCTACGCAGAGATTGACGACTACCTAGAAGGCAAAACAATCAGCCCAGAAGCTCAAGCGACCATTGAAAACTGGTGGCACAAAGGCCAACACAAACGCCACTTACCCATCACTGTATTTGATGACTTTTGGGAGTAA
- the lgt gene encoding prolipoprotein diacylglyceryl transferase, giving the protein MLDPIAIQLGPLAIRWYALCIVTGLILAVYLTMKEAPRKKIIPDDILDFILVAFPLAILGARLYYVIFRFDYYSQNLGEIFAIWNGGLAIYGGLITGALVLYIFADRKLINTWDFLDIAAPSVMIAQSLGRWGNFFNQEAYGATVDNLDYLPGFIRDQMYIEGSYRQPTFLYESLWNLLGFALILIFRRKWKSLRRGHITAFYLIWYGFGRMVIEGMRTDSLMFFGLRVSQWLSVVLIGLGIMIVIYQNRKKAPYYITEEEN; this is encoded by the coding sequence ATGCTTGATCCAATTGCTATTCAACTAGGACCCCTAGCCATTCGTTGGTATGCCTTATGTATTGTGACAGGCTTGATTCTTGCGGTTTATTTGACCATGAAAGAAGCACCTAGAAAGAAGATCATACCAGACGATATTTTAGATTTTATCTTAGTAGCCTTTCCCTTGGCTATTTTAGGAGCTCGTCTCTACTATGTTATTTTCCGATTTGATTACTATAGTCAGAATTTAGGAGAGATTTTTGCCATTTGGAATGGTGGTTTGGCCATTTACGGTGGTTTGATAACTGGGGCTCTTGTGCTCTATATCTTTGCTGACCGTAAACTCATCAATACTTGGGATTTTCTAGATATTGCGGCGCCTAGCGTTATGATTGCTCAAAGTTTGGGGCGTTGGGGTAATTTCTTTAACCAAGAAGCTTATGGTGCAACAGTGGATAATCTTGATTATCTACCTGGCTTTATCCGTGACCAGATGTATATTGAGGGGAGCTACCGTCAACCGACTTTCCTTTATGAGTCTCTATGGAATCTGCTTGGCTTTGCCTTGATTCTGATTTTTAGACGGAAATGGAAGAGTCTCAGACGAGGTCATATCACGGCCTTTTACTTGATTTGGTATGGTTTCGGTCGTATGGTCATCGAAGGTATGCGAACAGATAGTCTCATGTTCTTCGGCCTTCGAGTGTCCCAATGGCTGTCAGTTGTCCTTATCGGTCTCGGTATAATGATCGTTATTTATCAAAATCGAAAGAAGGCCCCTTACTATATTACAGAGGAGGAAAACTAA
- the hprK gene encoding HPr(Ser) kinase/phosphatase: MSVLVKEVIEKLRLDIVYGEPELLEKEINIADITRPGLEMTGYFDYYTPERIQLLGMKEWSYLISMPSNSRYEVLKKMFLPETPAVIVARGLVVPEEMLKAARECKIAILTSRAATSRLSGELSSYLDSRLAERTSVHGVLMDIYGMGVLIQGDSGIGKSETGLELVKRGHRLVADDRVDIFAKDEITLWGEPAEILKHLIEIRGVGIIDVMSLYGASAVKDSSQVQLAVYLENYDTHKTFDRLGNNAEELEVSGVAIPRIRIPVKTGRNISVVIEAAAMNYRAKEMGFDATRLFDERLTSLIARNEVQNA, translated from the coding sequence ATGTCGGTTTTAGTAAAAGAAGTGATTGAAAAGCTTAGACTAGACATTGTCTATGGTGAACCAGAATTGCTTGAAAAGGAAATCAATATAGCGGATATTACGCGACCTGGTCTTGAAATGACAGGCTATTTTGACTACTATACACCAGAGCGGATTCAACTTTTGGGGATGAAGGAGTGGTCTTATCTGATCAGCATGCCTTCCAACAGCCGTTATGAAGTTTTGAAAAAAATGTTTCTACCTGAGACACCAGCAGTCATTGTTGCCCGTGGTTTGGTGGTTCCAGAGGAGATGTTAAAGGCTGCTAGAGAATGTAAGATTGCTATTTTAACCAGCCGTGCAGCTACCAGTCGTTTATCTGGAGAGTTATCTAGCTATCTGGATTCTCGTTTGGCAGAACGTACCAGTGTGCACGGTGTCTTGATGGATATTTATGGGATGGGCGTCTTGATTCAGGGAGATAGTGGAATTGGTAAGAGCGAGACAGGTCTTGAGCTTGTCAAACGTGGTCACCGTTTGGTAGCCGATGACCGTGTCGATATCTTTGCCAAGGATGAGATTACTCTCTGGGGTGAACCAGCTGAAATTTTGAAACACTTGATTGAAATTCGTGGGGTTGGTATTATCGATGTTATGAGTCTCTACGGTGCGAGTGCTGTCAAGGATTCTTCACAGGTTCAGCTTGCTGTCTATTTGGAAAATTACGATACACATAAGACCTTTGATCGTCTTGGAAACAATGCAGAGGAACTTGAAGTTTCTGGCGTAGCCATTCCTCGTATTCGTATTCCAGTTAAAACAGGTCGTAATATCTCTGTTGTGATTGAGGCAGCTGCCATGAATTATCGTGCCAAGGAAATGGGCTTTGATGCGACCCGTTTGTTCGACGAACGACTGACAAGTCTAATCGCTCGAAATGAGGTGCAAAATGCTTGA
- the rpsU gene encoding 30S ribosomal protein S21, which translates to MSKTVVRKNESLDDALRRFKRAVTKAGTLQETRKREFYEKPSVKRKRKSEVARKRKKF; encoded by the coding sequence ATGTCTAAAACAGTAGTACGTAAGAATGAATCTCTTGACGACGCACTTCGCCGTTTCAAACGTGCGGTTACTAAAGCTGGTACTCTTCAAGAAACACGCAAACGTGAATTCTATGAAAAACCTTCTGTAAAACGTAAACGTAAATCAGAAGTAGCTCGTAAACGTAAAAAATTCTAA
- the hemW gene encoding radical SAM family heme chaperone HemW, with protein MQKKPTSAYVHIPFCTQICYYCDFSKVFIKNQPVDSYLEHLLEEFRSYDIEKLSTLYIGGGTPTALSAPQLEVLLNGLTKNLNLSVLEELTIEANPGDLDADKIAVLKNSAVNRVSLGVQTFDDKMLKKIGRSHLEKDIYENIDRLKLAGFDNISIDLIYALPGQTMEQVKENVAKAIGLDIPHMSLYSLILENHTVFMNRMRRGKLPLPKEELEAEMFEYIIAELERAGFEHYEISNFSKPGFESRHNLMYWDNAEYYGIGAGASGYVNGVRYKNHGPIRHYLSAVEEGNACITEDHLSQKEQMEEEMFLGLRKKSGVSMARFEEKFGQSFAGLYGEIVRDLVQQGLMQIEGDHVRMTKRGLFLGDTVAERFILE; from the coding sequence ATGCAGAAAAAACCAACGTCAGCCTATGTGCACATCCCATTTTGTACCCAGATTTGTTATTATTGTGATTTTTCAAAGGTCTTCATCAAAAATCAGCCAGTCGACAGCTATTTAGAGCATCTGCTGGAAGAGTTTCGTTCTTATGATATTGAAAAGTTGTCAACCCTTTATATCGGTGGTGGAACACCGACAGCCCTGTCGGCTCCGCAACTGGAGGTGTTACTGAATGGCTTGACTAAAAACTTGAACTTGTCTGTCTTGGAAGAGTTGACCATTGAAGCCAATCCAGGCGATTTGGATGCGGATAAGATAGCTGTTTTGAAAAATTCGGCTGTCAATCGTGTTTCGCTAGGTGTTCAGACCTTTGATGATAAGATGTTGAAAAAAATTGGGCGCAGTCATTTGGAGAAGGATATTTATGAAAATATCGATCGCCTGAAACTGGCTGGTTTTGACAATATCTCCATTGATTTGATTTATGCTCTGCCTGGTCAGACCATGGAGCAAGTAAAGGAAAATGTGGCTAAAGCCATTGGACTGGATATTCCCCACATGAGTTTGTATAGTTTGATTTTAGAAAACCATACGGTCTTTATGAACCGGATGCGACGTGGGAAATTGCCTCTGCCTAAGGAGGAACTAGAAGCGGAGATGTTTGAGTACATCATTGCAGAGCTGGAGCGAGCAGGTTTTGAGCATTATGAGATTTCTAATTTCTCCAAACCCGGCTTTGAAAGTCGTCACAATCTCATGTACTGGGACAATGCTGAATACTATGGTATTGGTGCAGGGGCATCTGGTTATGTCAATGGAGTACGTTATAAAAATCATGGTCCCATTCGTCATTATCTCAGTGCGGTTGAGGAAGGCAATGCTTGTATTACAGAAGATCACCTGAGTCAAAAGGAGCAAATGGAAGAAGAAATGTTCTTGGGACTCCGCAAGAAATCCGGGGTTTCCATGGCGCGATTTGAGGAAAAATTTGGACAGTCTTTTGCTGGACTTTATGGAGAAATTGTCAGAGATTTGGTTCAACAAGGCCTCATGCAGATTGAGGGTGACCACGTTCGCATGACAAAGAGAGGTCTCTTTTTGGGAGATACTGTAGCAGAACGATTTATTTTGGAGTAG